The Rhodamnia argentea isolate NSW1041297 chromosome 10, ASM2092103v1, whole genome shotgun sequence sequence CTAGATGTGTTAGACAGTGAAGTAAGATGCAATTACAGTCACAATTATCAGTTTATGCCAAAGATTAGGAATCACATACAGCTCTTCCTAGCAACTCTGCTCTCTCTTTCGCTTCCATCATTCTTTTCTGGTTCCTCAGGAAGTGCTTATCCAAACTCTCCTTCAATGATTCGGTCTCTTCAGCTACCTGTTCCACCTTTCTGCAATAAAATCAGGGATGAAGTCAATTAAAGCAATAATGATGTGAGTAAACAAACAGGATATAAATGGGGACTTCTTGGGCAAACTTCAAATGCAGACACTCATCAATTTGTAAGGTAACTCAGTAGAAAGCAAGGTTGGTAAAATTTGCCATGGTCCAAAAAGAATATTTATCACAAGCAAAGCAGTCGTACTATAATTAAAAAGATCCAAAAAAGTTCATTCAACTTCATTGAGCTTTAGAAAGGACAATTGCTGTGATAAATCGACTTATCTCATGCTTCAATCAAGAGAAGAAGTGATGGGTCATTATTCAGTCAATCAATAGTACTAGTTTGTTCGACAAAGACAATGAAAGTCATTTGATGCTCCTCAACTGGTGTAAGAATTGTCCATCTTAGCCACTAAATAAAGACCCTTGAATCTCTAGATGTCTTATCCATTTGGAAACTCATAAACGTTATTGCTGGATGCATAAATGGTAGCCTAAGATTATACAAAAGGCGCATCCATAAAATATACATCTCGTGCACATTAGCATCAAGAACAGCGATCATGAAGAAGCGTGTAGGTGAAATCAGAGCTCGAGGACTGTGAACCGGTCGCGCACAAATTCCTCCGGGCAACGAAAGCTATCTGCCCGGATTTCCCAACAGCACCAATAAGAAGTAAAATGCACAAAAGAGTTATGGCATTCAGTCTCATATTGCAAGAATCTAGAGATGACATTCGCAATGAATCCACATTAATGAAGTGGCAATTGGGAGCTGATATAGACCGACATGCAAGCAGAAAAATCACTTTTGCATTACACTCCATCAACGGAACTTAATGGCGGGACTGAAACAACAACAAGGAAAAAGTGCCGGAAATGTCGAATTTTCAGATGGAATCGCACTGGTCCTCCCCTCGCAACGAGGGTATTACCTCTTCCAGAGATCACGCTGGGACTTGGCGGCGATGGAGCGCCAGAGGCGATCCATCTCGGCGCACAATGATTGGATCTGAGCGATGTCCCTCTTGATGGAGCTCGAGAGCTCTTGCAATTCgagtccgccgccgccgccgccgccgccggaggAGAAGGATTCGAGCCTCTCCAGCCTCTCCATTCCCTCTCTGGTCCTCAGCAACGCTCGCCTCGCGCTCTGATACAGATCCGACAACGTACCTCCTCCGCCCGCGACCTCAACCGCCACGGCCGCCATCTCGATTTTCAGTTCTCCGATCGCGCTTTCGCTCTTCAGACCAACCGAACGAGATGATGATCGAGAACATAGAAATGGAAGCgtacttcttctctctctcttttttttttttttttttctgttcttttttagtTGCCACGCGGTGACGGGAATGACTCACGCCACGTAGAATCACCAATGAGGTTTTGACACGTCAGTTTCCTTAAATCGCCATGTCGCCAGGCAAACGAGGGAGAGAAATGACTCCAGCTAAACACTTTTCCCTCCAAAAGTGAAATTTCTGAACACTTGTTGATTATTATAGTTTTGCAGGGCAAAATTATTATAAAGGATTACCAAAATAGTTCTCAAGAcactttcaaattaaaaaaagttgacaTTTTAAGAAGGGTTGTGAATGCATAATAGGcagggaaaattcaaaaaaggatccgaaatcctctcattttattaaataagagcctcaagtaaatattatttcaaataaaaatctgaagtggccatagagtttaaaaaaaaagcctggcataaaaggcatttttgtcaattttcattttgatttttcatttattttttctctactttttttgtttttaaaaatgaaaaaaatgaaaaaaaaaaaatcgcccaCACGGGCGGGAGGGTTGCCCCTCCCGCATGTAGTAGCCTGCCCACCGCTAGTGGGGGGGTCGGCGGGGGTGGCGAaagccggcgaccccgccggctaAGAGGCGACAGCCTCGGCCCTTGCCAAAATCGAGAGAGGGTCATGCACTCTCTtggatttgggtgagggtcaCAGCCCCTCCCTTGGTCGGGGCGGGGGCCGGTGACCCCTCGTCCAAATTACAAAGCAGTTATGAAATTTCCACATAAACTAAAGATatagaagagaagaagatggagatgctagtttttttttagaaatttcattgctcctcattttttgagaattagaaaaatcatttcaaatttgaatatattcacttaaaatatgggttcttctacttcatttttacttactttttaattataaatatcttttttatgattattttgattcacttccatcatttcttaataaaatttttcattaaataataaactaaacaattatacttaaaatatgtaatgatatagataatataatatatatatatatatatatacacacacacacacacacacacacacatacacaaaaACTATGtattataaagaagaaagaaattaaattatgaATAAGATTtataatgaataatttttttattttgagttttctttttaacattagaattcaaatatattcaaatataattattattttatttttatcatataataaattttttatttagaaaaatagttttcataCCACGAGCAAAAGAAATCCTATCTACCTTTTTCCTGCCTCCCCCATTGGATAATTATATCCACGCCATATCCCATTTATATCCCATTGTATCATATCCTGAGCGGGAACCAAACATATGATAGaataaaatttatcttatctagACTTTTTTTTCGATCGCCAAACTTAGCCTGACAAATAAGACATACATGTcctctatttattatttatccACTTCTTTGTAAGTCAGTCATGTTGCTTGCGGATTACCTCAAAATTTATAGTCGATTTTGCATGCACCTTTTCTTCCTTAATTCCAAAATAATTgtttccaaaaaggaaaaaaaaaaaaaaattaccatatgcGTAACTAAGTATTTGAATGGACATATATATTGTGTTTCTAAAGCCTCTTTAAAATCTCCCAAAACATTTTAATAGTCCAAGAAAGATCGGCAACTTCTCCAACCTTTTCAAATTGTTCTTTGATAACGgtcct is a genomic window containing:
- the LOC115731176 gene encoding membrin-11-like; translation: MAAVAVEVAGGGGTLSDLYQSARRALLRTREGMERLERLESFSSGGGGGGGGLELQELSSSIKRDIAQIQSLCAEMDRLWRSIAAKSQRDLWKRKVEQVAEETESLKESLDKHFLRNQKRMMEAKERAELLGRANGDSAHVLRIFDEEAQAMQSARNSARMLEESYATGVAILSKYSEQRERLKKAQRKALDVLNTVGLSNSVLKLIEKRHRGDRWIKYGGMILTVVILFSFWRWTR